The genome window AGAGGTGCGAAGTAGGAGtatagttgttgttgttgttgatgaaaAGAAGTTGTTTGTTCCAAATCATTATTTGCAATTGATGTTTGTAACCCATGGAACTTctggaaattttagaaaatatcctaATGTACATTGATGTGATCTGATGAAATGCTGAGTAGGGATGtattgttttcagttatttatttaataattttgtgtttttaacctGAATGGCAATGCTATCGGATATCACTGACATCTCTGTGTTGTAGGCTGGTCCCCTGATTAAGGTGAAAATCCCGAAAGACAACGATGGGAGGTCTAAGCAGTTTGggtttattaacttcaaacatGAGGTGTCTGTCCCTTATGGGATGCAGTTGCTCAACGGAACTCGGCTTTTCGGAAGACCTCTCAAAATACAGTTCCGTTCCGGTAAGCAAAACTGACTGGCTTTCATTTAACTTTagattaatgtttaatttttttgttgcaggAATTTGGCTAAAAGATCTTGTTGTGAGTTGGTGTTTCACTTATGTCCACCTGAGACCAGTCATTAATTTTTGACacattaagcttttttttaaaacagcacttGCTGCAGTACTGATATTTAATTGGAATTAAGTTTTTGGCTGTGGCGCTTGGGcaacttaaaaatatattcgGAAATCTTTTTTGCTGCGTCTGAGGAGGATGTCGGGTATTAGTTGAATGGTAATCCAGCAGAAAGCTGCATTCAAGTTGAcccccttttttcattttaaactgtagTTTTGGGTCTTAAGTTCCTGTAAACTACAGTAATGGGGCTGTGGTGTGACCCTAActatgtgtatttatgtgttaCAGGAAGCAGCCATATAAACCAGGAGGGAAACAGTCCAGGCCAGTCTCAGAGTCCCAGCCCTTGTAACACACCCACTCACCGGGGTGGCAGGTAATGGCACTGCTGATGTGACTGCTTGCTGTCATTTAAAGCACTGGAAATGTGCAACAATTTTGTACCATTCTGTCTGGGGAATGAGGTAACATGGGGTTTAAGATGACTCAAGTTTGTAGCCTTCACATTATAAGTCAGGAAGGATTCTGATGTTtcacctttgagaaaagtgctcaattttatttttccaagtgAAATTTCTGGTTTATATTTGGGTAATattttcaaacagtttttttttttttttttttttaaaaaataaaatccttaCTTAAtagaatataaatgtataaaatatgtgcatgtttttgttcTCACCCAAAATTGCTTTTCTGTGGTTggagtaaaaatacatttgactGAAGTACCACACGCACAATCTGATACGTTAAGGTACGACAGGACAATGGACCAGATGGGCTCCCCGTCTCATTCCCCCCCTCAGCCCCTGCTCAGGTCCTTCTCGCATACAGATAATCTGCAGCGACAGGCTGTGGtgagtgaggtttttttttctttttcctccttcttctccatcttcagGTAGCAGAGATCCTATACAGTGTCACAGACCAGTTTTAACCATACAGTTGAAACCATACCACAACTAAAGGCAGTGCATCTTTTTAAGTACTGTATACCAACTCAAGATGCCTTTTCTCACTGTTCTGGGGACTGTTCAAATTAAAATCTTTGTGTATCCTTTCTTATTGTCCAGTGTGTCTGTGGCTTCCCACAACTTTGTACTAGAACAGTGTgtttagaaaaataatgaataaatacttgGACCATTGAATTTAATAGAGCGCATTCCCTTGCAATGAAAGTTTGCAGGCCACtggaaaaaaagtattatttacTATAAGAAACCGCTCCAGTTCAGGGCTGTGGGGGTCCAGCGCTTATCTTAGAAAATGATTTGGtactattaaaaacaaatggcaGCTTTCAGTAAGTAGGTACTTTTCTCTGTCCTTAATTGTGCTTTCTGACTGCAGATGAACACGTGGCAGATGCACACAAATGGCAGCTTCTACGGTAACTATGGGCAGGGCCCAGGTGGAGATCATGGATATGGGGGCTCCTGGCAGCAGGAAAGCAGCCCATCATCCAGGGGGCTCTGGCACGGCTACCAGCATGGGAACAACAGAGACCACTACAGCAGGGAGCAACGCCACAGTGAGCAGGGCTCTGAGCGGCACCACCGTAGCCAGCGTGGTGACCACTACTACCACGACGAGAGGAGCGGTGGCGGGGGGCGGAGCCGCGATTACCCGGAGAGACACAGGGATGGCGCAAGAGCTGCCCGCTGGAGACGATACTGATACAGAGGgtatcctttttaaatgttttatactcATTTTAAACATATCTTTATATGAATGGTTTGTGTTTTAACTGCCTCAACAACTAGGTGCTCCATGTTAATACCAGCATCATGAGAAGTGAATACTAGCAGGCCCCAGATACTGCACCACAGTGTCTCTCTAAGTGCATTAAGTGCCTGCAAAATTCAACACCTTTTGGAGAGCAATTTtttgtttccaagaaaaaaaaaaaaaaatcaagattatAAATGTCGGAAAGAGTTAATTCCAAAACGGGTCACATTTTGAAGGTAAACATTTCTACTGTAGGATCTctgttaaaaatgtgctttaaaagctttttaaagTAAGCATAATCATTTGGACACATCTCTTTGGCAGTCTATGAAATCGTGAACTCTGTAACAAGAccagttgtattttttaaattaattattttcttattttctcagATGTTTTTTGGATTTTAAGTGGTTGTAACTGTCAAGCAAAATGGAATAGTTTTGAGCTTGTGTGTATTGTTGGGAGGAGCTGAGATTGAAGATTGAAGAATTCTTGTCTTCACCGTTAAAACCTGAGATACAGTTGTCAGTTTTTAAAAGACTTTACAAATTACCAGCCCAGAattttttgtatgtatattttacatattaaaagTGGCACATTGCCATGGATATGAACTGCCAGTGacatacaaatattttgtatttataaaggtgtacaaacttttttttgttaaagagctcaggtgttttaattaaattcttttCCTCAGCATTACACTTGTGTTGTCTTCTTTGGGAAAATGGGGGACAGACTGGTACTATAACTTCAGTTTTTAAGTTCAGTGAAAATTCCTCATCCTTTTGGTATTAACTGCAGCACATTTGAATTTTGTGTATTAATCTGTCCTTTACAGTGTTTTAGGTACCCCTGTCAGTCCAAACTTTCAAAGTTATTATACatcacacattttgttttattgcctcAAAACTTACATcaacaacaaaacattaacaaGTACTTTATTTTTACGTGTTCCAGgtacttttgtttttgctgtgagTTTTGACCCCTTTATTTGGTAATGGGAATATTAATCATATAATTGAGCTGAATTTAATCCACATCAtccttaaaatattaatgttgctGCTATTGTAACATAATTGTACATGGTGGTTTTATGCTGAATATGTTAATGGAAAGTTaatgtttcataaataatttcaataattgtGATTTAAATATACTCGTCTTCTGTTAACTGGTATCGACTTCCTCCTGAAAACTAACTTAATATTGAAAAACCACATAGTGAAGTTACTTATAAGATGGAGGCTGAGAGCTTGGTTAATTGCTTCCCGCAATGCAGTGCATTTCTCTCACTTTCACACAGGTGCTTGGCAAATGCATTCTTGGGTCATTGTGCAGGACTGAAGGTCATGGTCTGAACTGGATGCTGCATACCTTAAAAATAGCAATGCTGGCTGATTAGTAATGATTGCTGTTAATAATCTTTTCCTGGATATATGGAAAAACTGGATAGTGGTAGACCGAATAAGGGGATGAGCGATGAGCTGAAGAGTGTCATTTCAGTGTAAAGGCTGGCTAGTTCAAAGTTAGTGCTTTATTGtagaaaaagtaaagcacgaTATGCATGAAATCCTAGTGCAAACAGACTACTCACTGCTTCATATTTCCTGCTGGAATACTGACTGGACAGTTTTCAGAACCTTGGCCAGCGGCTCAAAGGGTCTCCGGAAGACATGTTAAATCTTTATTTTGACTCTGGTTGAATTCTTgggtattaaatgaataaaatagcTCAACTACAAACCAGAACAacttatatttgcatatatacaTGAAGGCAATGGTAGTTATTTTTTACCGTATCATGagaatttaaaatacaaaattttttttttttttaaaaaaaaggtttctaaAATCATGGTTGGAACATTGCAATTTTTAATAACTCCACACTTATGAGCATTGAGTAAGTGAAAGATCATCTTCTCTTTCACAAATCTTACCATGAATCAAATTGAATCACTAACAGAAATATTCAGGATCTGCCTGCAGGTGGCGCTACATGGATTCCCGCAGAACAAGTAACTGGATATCAGGCCTTCAGTGACATTATGTTCTGCTTGTGGTCGTAAGCCTTTCTTTCAGCTTTTTCCTCTCTGGATCATGGAAGTACTCAGTTATAACAGATTGAAATGACATGACCAAGAGGACTTGGCACATTTTCTTGGTTTTGTTAACTATAGCAACTGTCAAGAGGCATTTCATGTGATCCAAAGGAAGGTGAAATCTGGATCTGAGAGCTGCACTCATGCCTGCATAACCCTCAATTAGTATTTATAACTACAATACGAGAGGGGTTCTGAACCTGGGGTCCGCGGTTAGGATGAGCTTCGGGGATCCGTGAAGCACAaactttctttgaaaaattaattttctaaaataacTATGCTATCTATGACATAATTCTAGTAATTCTAAAGCTAATCAATTTTCAGTCCAGTTAACTCAGTGCGGTATTTTCTCAGAAGTGCTCTAGGACGGGTCCTTGGATTTTCTCAGGTTCCTAAACGGCCCCGTGGCATTGAAACATGTTCAGAACTTCTGCTCTGGATCAGTTTAAACTGATGTCGCCCAGGAAAATAAAACAGTCCTCTATGAACCATAAACACTAATTACTTAATCATACCATTAATGTGCTTAGGAAGTGTTGCGCCGCATTTCCTGGTCCTGAAGGAGTAGCTGGGTGCTGTTGGAGCAGCTGACTGTCCTCACCTTCTGTGTTCAGCATCACGCATTTATCCTTCATGCAGCACTTAAGCCAAGCGAAAACTCCAGTTGCTCATAAGCACACACATCCCCTTTAAAATGATCTGGATGTGCACTTTGCAAGACCCTCACGCTCACAGTAAGGTCTTTGTCTTCTTGTAATCGGACAAGTGtcaaattccccccccccatgctttGGAGTGGGGGGCACAGACAGTACTGGGAAGGGTGTTATTAACCATGATGGCTATGGCATAACTGTGTTAATTGATTGATCTGCCTGGCGTCTGCAGGCCCGGCTTAGGCTCTGGGGGGTGGGTTACGAGCCCCGATGGTTGCTTCTGTGGACTTTTATAGAAGCGCATCCTGGGACAGAGGTgaccccccaccaccaacaTACACACGCGAAATCTGCACCATGGTGTTGAAGCCGGTTTCCTGATCCCCGGATCCTTGCACTCATGTTGCAGGGCTGGATTGTGCCGGAGCCCCCGAATTAGTGGCCGCATTATCGTACCCGCCCCCAGCCCCTGTTCTTTCGCCCGCGCCCAACCCTACCCCACCCCATTGGCCGCAACTGCAAAGACAGCAGCGGCTCCACCCCTTCGCAGTTGTTCTCATCTTCTTCCTTTGATCGAGCCAAAAAAGCCGAAAGGCTCAAAGCTTTTCCACGCAGATCTCTGTATTTCCTTCAAATAATCCCCCTGCACTTTGAAAGAGGGGAGAGTAATGTGTCTAAGCACCGAGTGCACCCGCACTTGGGAAAGTGGTCATCGTTTCTGGAATGGTCACTGTATTCCGAGGCTATACACTCAGAACAGTGACTGTACTCCTAAGCAATGCACTGTGAACAGTCACTGTACTCGGAAGCTATACACTTAAAATGGTCCCTGTACTCTGAGATTACACGCTTGGAACAGTCCCTGCGTTCCAGTTATGCGCTCAAAATGGTCTCTGTACTTTGAGGTTAAGCACTCAAAAGTTTGCTGTATGCTGAGGTTATGTGCGCGGAACGGTTACTGTACTCTAACACTGCAGTGAGAAAAGTCACTGCACTCTTACGTTATACACCTTGAAGGGACAGTGAATCCTGAGGCTGAGCGCTTGGAATGACACCTGTACTCCAAggccacacacactgaacataaGCTGCACTCCGAGGTTACGCACTCTGCGCTCGAGCGCTCCGGTGCGGTACGCTCAGAAAGGTCCCCCAACTCCAAAAGCTACGTAGCGCTCTAAGATCTCTCATGGAATATGGAATATGGAATACGCCTTCACATCTGAACCCTGCGTTACACCGTTTCTCACAGTCCAGATTGCCAATCTTAAGATTTCTTGAAAAcacaccatgaccctgactgaTAGGTGTGTCACCTGGCTGTGCAGtagcccccccccactcccccaccgCAGGCTCATGGTGCAGCTGTCACTGCAGCAAAGGGGAATCCATTCAGCATGACACATATTATAAAGTTAAACCATCATAAACAGCTTCCTTCTTTCATATCCCAGTTCAGCGCTGAGGCCAGGTGACAAACAGCCTCTAAACAGTTTTTACTCTCAGTTCAGGGTACAGTACATGGATGCATTTATGGTGTCACACACAGCAGtatgttttgtaaaaatacacagcataTATGATATCCCAGATACTGTGCAGCCGTTACTTACTAAGGCTATTAATACACTGCAGCTGCAACATCTGCACAGTAATATGCTAAAGCGCTGCATTTTCTGTCCTGTGCTacaatatatgaatatacaATCTTACAGTTCTTACTTTAAagctaaacaaaaacaaaaaagaaactaagCAACTGTTTCCATGATAACACGCAAAACGTCGATATATCGACAgttctttataataataataataataataataataatacatgtatcgtcatatttttaaatgtaaaacactatttattttcaaagattAAAATGACGTTCCCCCTTGACAGAAGATgaataatagtaaataaaacttaaaatgacAGGTATTCTCTTTGCCTGTTATTACAAGAAAATGTATGATTTAACTCCTAGACATTAGAATGTATAGAAAATacgtgaaaaaaaatattttaatagcgAATAAAATACGCGACGTCAAAAAAGCATTACAGATAAAAACGAATTCCTTAAATAAGGTTGGAAATTGAACGTTTAGTGCTGGTTTAATtggatttaaaatgtacagcaaaataacagtaattttattgtaaatcaTTAATTGGCAAACACAAGTGACATATCTTTCCTTGGTGTTGTTCGTCTCACTTATTATTGccgcttttgttttcctctggaAGGAGGCTGAGAGTGCAGTGCACAGATTTATATGTCAAGCGAAGAGATTTATGAAAACAGAGCTCATGCTGACTGATGAATAAGGAGAAGCTCCAAGGTACAGACACATAGCTACATATACTCACAACGGCAGTAAATATACTGAAGAATT of Scleropages formosus chromosome 10, fSclFor1.1, whole genome shotgun sequence contains these proteins:
- the rbm7 gene encoding RNA-binding protein 7, with the translated sequence MGIADEADRTLFVGNLDPQVTEELLFELFLQAGPLIKVKIPKDNDGRSKQFGFINFKHEVSVPYGMQLLNGTRLFGRPLKIQFRSGSSHINQEGNSPGQSQSPSPCNTPTHRGGRYDRTMDQMGSPSHSPPQPLLRSFSHTDNLQRQAVMNTWQMHTNGSFYGNYGQGPGGDHGYGGSWQQESSPSSRGLWHGYQHGNNRDHYSREQRHSEQGSERHHRSQRGDHYYHDERSGGGGRSRDYPERHRDGARAARWRRY